From Carassius gibelio isolate Cgi1373 ecotype wild population from Czech Republic chromosome B21, carGib1.2-hapl.c, whole genome shotgun sequence, the proteins below share one genomic window:
- the LOC127986291 gene encoding NACHT, LRR and PYD domains-containing protein 3-like yields the protein MSFHEEREDEDIMSEASSSSYESIHNLPSTISDACISRRKRLRSESPPSCVSVKSNRSMNIRPPEFSDGPVTSDPFRGEIHELIRSVPVLQKPTLDTGDLQRVKEQHKTSMKNKYERLFEGIKLSKSEILLHRIYTQLYIIEGEREGVSEEHEVLQMEKTARTQHSQDAPIYCNDIFKASAEAGCEEKEQIKTVLTKGIAGIGKTVSVQKFILDWAEGKANQDVDFMFVLPFRELNLIRDHQYSLHRLLLDFHPELQDLDSQMYEKCKVVFIFDGLDESRITLMFSDAQKVCDVTETSSVAVLMSKLMKGELLPSALIWITSRPAAANQIPSKYIHRLTEIQGFTEPQKEEYFRKRISDEHQASRIISHIRRARSLHIMCHIPVFCWISSTVLQKLLEEDLRAEIPQTLTEMYIHFLLIQINMRKQKYEERDPEKLLPSNREVIVKLAEVAFKQLMKGNVMFYEDDLIESSIDVTEASVYSGICTEIFKEESVIHQWKVYSFIHLSVQEFLAAFHVFYCYLSSTMETLKVFDLLHNLLRSVVDKAFKSKNGRLDLFLRFLLGVSLESNQRLLQDLLTHTENSSESIRRTTQYITEKIKDGHGLSTERSINLFLCLLEVKDQTLSREIQEFVKSDKHSEKKLSPGHCSTISYMIQISEEPLDEYDLMKYNTSDEGTRRLIPAVINCRKALLAGCNLTAQSCEIVSSALQSSNSLLRELDLSNNDLQDSGVKLLSYGLKSPNCLLQILRLSGCMVTEEGCGYLSSALSSNPSHLRELDLSYNHPGDSGVQLNHKLQDPNYKLEKLNLDHGETFRITPGLRKYACDLTLDPNTANYHLILSEDNRKITHVKDPQSYPDHPDRFKHHEQVLCKERLTGRCYWEAEWDEGGVDIAVTYKEIGRKGGSYDCWFGYSEKSWSLYCSANEFTIWRNNKSSNISVPSYSKRVGVYVDVSAGTLSFYSVSDTHTLTHLHTFNNTFTEPLYAGFRVYESSMSLCQF from the exons ATGAGTTTCCATGAAGAAAGAGAGGATGAAGACATTATGTCTGAAGCGAGTTCTTCAAGTTATGAATCCATACACAATTTGCCCTCTACAATCAGTGACGCATG TATCAGCAGGAGGAAGAGATTGAGATCAGAATCTCCacccagctgtgtgtctgtgaagagtaaCAGATCCATGAACATTCGTCCCCCTGAATTCAGTGATGgaccagtgacctctgacccttt CAGGGGAGAGATACATGAGCTGATCAGATCTGTCCCGGTCCTGCAGAAACCCACACTGGACACAGGAGACCTGCAAAGAGTCAAAgagcagcacaaaaccagcatgaagaacaagtatgagagaTTATTTGAGGGAATCAAACTCTCAAAGAGTGAAATTCTCCTGCACAGgatctacacacagctctacatcatagagggagagagagaaggagtgagtgaagaacatgaggttttacagatggagaaaacagccagaacacaacactcacaagacgctccaatctactgcaatgacatctttaaagcctccgctgaagcaggatgtgaggagaaagagcagatcaagactgttcttactaaaggcatcgctggaatcggaaaaaccgtctctgtgcagaagttcattctggactgggccgagggaaaagccaatcaggatgtagatttcatgtttgtgcttccatttcgagagctgaacttgatcagagatcatcagtacagtcttcacagacttctactggactttcatcctgaacttcaagatctggactcacaGATGTATGAGaagtgtaaagttgtgttcatctttgatggtctggatgaaagcagaatcacactgatgttttcagatgctcagaaagtttgtgatgtgactgagacttcatcagtggctgtgttgatgtcaaagctcatgaaaggagagctgcttccctctgctctcatctggatcacctccagaccagcagcagccaatcagatcccctccaaatacatccaccgtctgacagaaattcagggattcactgagcctcagaaggaggaatatttcaggaagagaatcagtgatgagcatcaagccagcagaatcatctcacacatcagaagagcaagaagcctccacatcatgtgccacatccccgtcttctgctggatatcatccactgtgcttcagaagctcctggaagaagatctgagagcagaaatccctcaaactctgactgaaatgtacatccacttcctgctgattcagatcaacatgaggaagcagaagtatgaagagagagatccagagaaactcctgccgtccaacagagaagtgattgtgaaacttgctgaagtggctttcaaacagctgatgaagggcaatgtgatgttctatgaggaTGACCTGATTGAGAGCAGCATAGACGTCACTGAGGCCTCGGTGTATTCTGGGATTTGTACTGAGATCTTTAAGGAGGAGTCTGTGATTCATCAGTGGAAAgtctacagcttcattcatctgagTGTTCAGGAGTTTCTCGCTGCTTTCCATGTCTTTTACTGCTATTTAAGCAGCACCATGGAGACCCTTAAGGTCTTTGATTTATTGCATAATTTGCTTAGAAGTGTGGTAGACAAAGCTTTCAAGAGTAAGAATGGTCGTCTGGATCTGTTCCTGCGGTTCCTTCTGGgcgtctcactggagtccaatcagagactcttacaggatctactgacacacacagagaacagctcagAGAGCATCAGGAGAACCACACAGTACATCACAGAGAAGATCAAAGATGGACATGGACTCTCCACTGaaagatccatcaatctgttcctctgttTGCTTGAAGTGAAAGATCAAACTCTATCcagagagattcaggagtttgtgaaatcagacaaacactcagagaAGAAACTCTCTCCTGGTCACTGCTCAACAATCTCCTACATGATTCAGATATCAGAGGAGCCACTGGATGAGTATGATCTCatgaaatacaacacatcagatgAGGGGACAAGAAGACTGATACCAGCTGTGATCAACTGCAGAAAAGCACT tcttgctggctgtaatctcactgctcagtcctgtgaaattgtgtcatcagctctacaatcctcaaaTTCTTtactgagagagctggatctgagtaacaatgacctgcaggattcaggagtgaagctgctctcttatggactgaagagtccaaactgtctACTGCAGATACTGCg gttgtctggctgtatggtgacagaggaaggctgcggttatttgtcttcagctctgagctccaacccctcacacctgagagagctggatctgagctacaatcacccaggagatTCAGGAGTCCAGCTCAACCACAAACTGCAGGATCCAAACTATAAACTGGAGAAACTCAA TTTGGATCATGGAGAAACTTTCAGAATCACACCAGGACTGAGAAAAT ATGCGtgtgatctcacactggatccaaacacagcaaacTATCATCTCATCCTGTCTGAGGACAACAGAAAGATTACACATGTGAAAGATCCACagtcgtatcctgatcatccagacagatttaaGCACCATGAGCAGGTCCTCTGTAAAGAGCGTCtgactggacgctgttactgggaggctGAATGGGACGAGGGAGGGGTTGATATAGCAGTGACCTATAAAGAAATCGGAAGGAAAGGAGGGAGTTATGACTGTTGGTTTGGATACAGTGAAAAATCCTGGAGTCTGTACTGCTCTGCTAATGAATTTACTATCTGGCGCAATAATAAGAGCAGTAATATATCAGTCCCTTCATACTCTAAGAGAGTAGGAGTGTATGTGGACGTGTCGGCCGGTACTCTGTcattctacagcgtctctgacacacacacactcacacacttacacacattcaacaACACATTCACTGAACCCCTGTATGCTGGATTTAGGGTTTATGAATCCTCAATGTCTCTGTGTCAGTTTTAA